In a genomic window of Labeo rohita strain BAU-BD-2019 chromosome 20, IGBB_LRoh.1.0, whole genome shotgun sequence:
- the LOC127182554 gene encoding uncharacterized protein LOC127182554, giving the protein MEGSYVDLLALRVIISIAGVVGNTILMISILQMTRLKSFEIFLLGLAAANLEEIVIVDVYDILLLRSSYRISIWTCKGLKFLTILGEIASILFTVLISIYRYQKLRDVHTRVNLPVFMDGLRSAVFLSVLCGAVALLFSLPTLVINLDWSHLNSSSPGCPVDFFQCSLARCPTRNRVYKYSFLLVCNLLPLLIVTLTSTMIVRILIIQQKTVRARQAQSVATTTTQQRPRKSAFQRGTLAILAAMTLFQVNWTVYLVLHLACDPQTFPLWSEVEFLITTFYTAISPYVYGMGNNLFNIKRFISSNLSFT; this is encoded by the coding sequence ATGGAGGGCTCTTACGTGGATCTTCTGGCTCTGAGGGTCATCATCTCCATCGCCGGCGTTGTGGGAAACACGATCCTGATGATCTCCATCCTTCAAATGACTCGTCTGAAGTCCTTCGAAATCTTCCTTCTCGGACTGGCAGCGGCGAACCTGGAGGAGATCGTGATTGTGGACGTTTACGACATCTTGCTCTTACGTTCGTCTTACAGGATAAGCATCTGGACCTGCAAAGGACTGAAGTTCCTCACCATCCTCGGGGAGATCGCCAGCATCCTCTTCACGGTTCTCATCAGCATCTACCGCTATCAGAAACTGCGGGACGTCCACACACGCGTCAACCTGCCCGTCTTCATGGACGGCCTGCGCTCGGCCGTGTTCCTCTCCGTGTTGTGTGGCGCGGTGGCTCTTCTCTTCAGTTTGCCCACGCTTGTCATTAACCTGGACTGGAGTCACCTGAACTCCTCATCTCCGGGCTGTCCGGTTGATTTCTTCCAGTGCTCATTAGCGAGATGCCCGACTCGCAACCGCGTTTACAAGTACTCCTTCCTTCTGGTGTGCAACCTGTTGCCGCTGCTCATAGTCACACTGACGAGCACCATGATCGTCAGGATTTTAATAATTCAGCAGAAAACGGTGAGGGCCCGACAGGCTCAGAGCGTAGCCACTACGACGACCCAACAGCGGCCCAGGAAATCGGCTTTCCAGCGCGGCACGCTGGCCATCCTGGCGGCCATGACGCTGTTCCAGGTCAACTGGACCGTCTATCTGGTCCTGCATCTGGCGTGTGACCCGCAAACCTTCCCTTTATGGTCGGAGGTGGAGTTCTTGATCACCACGTTTTACACCGCCATCAGCCCGTATGTTTATGGAATGGGCAACAACCTATTCAACATAAAGCGCTTTATTAGTTCTAATCTAAGCTTCACTTAA